In Aspergillus nidulans FGSC A4 chromosome IV, a single window of DNA contains:
- the preA gene encoding protein preA (transcript_id=CADANIAT00000879), which produces MDAPKTSPSAEAVVMQALSAIAVIITSSTLALHWKNRNFPAAIMMGWLILLNLFNVINAFIWPTDDVDNWWDGAGLCDIEVKMLISSYVAIPGSLVCIFRSLACVLDTSRATLVQTKRQRWITRSVEVLFCVLVPLLAAATHLIYQGNRYFIFAVSGCVSGLDRSWVSFALGYLWPLVAYMVYVQVKLSMPWHPFSWSLLHGPGSSWRVIERIPTGGAVYFDRWIPVASAYTAFAFFGTGRDASRMYRSFLRPFGLDCCFSPMENKTSGSFPHTSGSAGSRAHLIPGRGKAQSDLYHYARKNSIDYTSSSRASSKDEDLEKGIPVSSVTENQVVSKKGWLKTGFAWLGNQFPFSLSPSACREKIRSRSTPHLVVPASSNTVCTNAWAGSRQSRGSIDFDDSSESLSSKMDFIRVKQVIRQERETHV; this is translated from the exons ATGGACGCACCGAAGACGTCGCCCTCTGCCGAGGCGGTGGTCATGCAAGCCCTTTCTGCTATTGCCGTTATTATCACTTCTTCAACTCTAGCACTGCACTGGAAGAATAGGAACTTCCCAGCCGCCATCATGATGGGATggctcatccttctcaatctTTTCAATGTCATCAATGCGTTCATCTGGCCGACGGATGACGTCGACAATTGGTGGGACGGTGCAGGGCTCTGCGACATTGAGGTGAAGATGTTGATCAGCTCCTATGTCGCTATTCCCGGGAGTCTGGTTTGTATTTTCCGGAGCCTGGCCTGTGTGCTGGACACCAGCCGTGCGACCCTCGTCCAGACCAAACGTCAACGCTGGATAACCCGCTCTGTGGAAGTCTTGTTTTGCGTGCTGGTTCCGCtgcttgctgcagccacgCATCTCATCTACCAAGGAAACCGCTATTTTATCTTTGCCGTGTCCGGCTGTGTCAGCGGTCTCGATCGGAGCTGGGTCAGTTTTGCCCTGGGCTACCTATGGCCGCTTGTG GCATATATGGTCTACGTGCAAGTCAAGCTCAGCATGCCGTGGCATCCATTCTCCTGGTCACTACTTCATGGTCCGGGGTCCTCTTGGCGAGTGATAGAGAGAATTCCAACTGGCGGCGCGGTGTATTTTGACCGTTGGATCCCTGTTGCATCAGCATACACCGCATTTGCCTTTTTTGGCACAGGTCGAGATGCATCGCGGATGTACCGCTCGTTCCTCCGACCGTTTGGTCTGGATTGCTGCTTTAGCCCTATGGAAAACAAAACATCTGGGAGTTTCCCCCATACTTCGGGATCTGCTGGAAGCCGAGCACACCTGATACCTGGGAGGGGCAAAGCACA AAGCGACCTCTACCACTATGCACGAAAAAACTCGATTGACtacacctccagctcccgcGCTAGCTCCAAGGACGAAGACCTCGAAAAAGGTATCCCAGTGTCCAGCGTCACAGAGAACCAGGTAGTCTCGAAGAAAGGGTGGCTAAAGACCGGTTTCGCTTGGCTGGGGAATCAATTTCCATTCTCCCTCTCACCTTCCGCGTGCCGTGAGAAGATACGGTCTCGCTCCACACCGCACCTGGTCGTCCCTGCAAGCTCGAACACAGTTTGCACCAATGCTTGGGCTGGAAGTCGTCAGAGCCGTGGTAGTATTGACTTTGATGACTCCTCAGAATCACTCTCATCCAAGATGGATTTTATCAGGGTGAAACAGGTTATTAGGCAAGAGAGGGAAACACATGTGTAG
- a CDS encoding uncharacterized protein (transcript_id=CADANIAT00000873) — MDAPQPQPASPQAPNPPSTSFSNSTLSTTTAPAQKPEPIVLKPETICSLPAESFPDSNSTNNLTWRTLLSTSPPHLTPSSNMCAGLASCPPHTGQLSLHRHTQAEIYYITSGRGIVNIEGFQHEVSAGSVLFIPGDAEHGVVNRGEETLEWFYVFPTAGFGDIVYRFSGEEWW, encoded by the coding sequence ATGGATGCACCGCAACCACAGCCAGCGAGTCCCCAAGCTCCAAACCCGCCGTCGACCTCATTCTCAAATTCAACTCTAAGTACAACCACAGCACCAGCCCAAAAGCCAGAACCGATTGTCCTCAAACCAGAAACAATCTGCTCCCTACCCGCCGAATCCTTCCCCGACTCAAATAGTACCAACAACTTAACCTGGCGCACCCTTCTCTCCACTTCCCCCCCACACCTCACCCCCAGCAGTAACATGTGCGCTGGGCTAGCAAGCTGCCCACCGCACACGGGGCAACTCTCACTCCACCGCCACACCCAAGCCGAGATCTACTACATCACATCAGGCCGTGGGATCGTGAACATTGAGGGCTTCCAGCACGAAGTCTCTGCGGGGAGTGTCCTTTTCATCCCCGGGGACGCGGAGCACGGCGTCGTGAAtcgcggagaagagacgCTTGAGTGGTTCTATGTTTTCCCCACAGCTGGGTTCGGGGATATTGTTTATCGGTTTTCTGGTGAGGAGTGGTGGTAG
- a CDS encoding serine/threonine protein kinase mek1 (transcript_id=CADANIAT00000872): MNGSLWNNYRMGNGRKSFLLSDGDILRLSERVYLIYRSLDNAQHTYFDPFQVHEMRAFSHEYVITRRKLGSGAYGQVHMAYNKSTGQQFACKIVNLLAVKHQLAKVGEARHELAFGKNISAKMKDSYVRFQLQETLEKYHREAKILETLQHDLLTAGDLFSYIQYKGGRLPDIEAAVIVRQIVIALDYLHDRNIVHRDLKPDNILMTALADGCRVVLTDFGCATFVDPMTNRMLSTVGTFEFSAPSVLFDPWGYHALILYSEVVRQNREGYTKAADLWSLGCLAAVLLTGEPVFDNMRNGHDENCRLKAIEELKVKMHRLNVGDRAQDFVFRLLQQDVRKRMDVKQALQHMWFTNPSHKADFEALYKRCIRDWKPRTAEQPLIVKLNTYVNGQTQNQTIPRIKKEHSFVAESSSQADPVPPSTGETEDKSPESLSDIVHSPYHDKSQQTRSSAEVAVSVLQPEEDYVNGIKRSHSSIDEVEDRVYEEVMNPVTGKRQHLVYGYWATAAKK, encoded by the exons ATGAACGGCAGCTTGTGGAACAATTACAGAATGGGAAATGGACGGAAAagcttccttctcagtgaCGGTGATATCCTCCGGCTTTCGGAGAGGGTATATCTGATTTATCGCTCTCTCGATAATGCACAGCACACGTATTTTGATCCTTTCCAGGTTCATGAGATGAGG GCATTCTCCCACGAATACGTTATCACGCGGCGCAAGCTTGGCTCTGGTGCTTATGGACAGGTTCATATGGCGTACAATAAGAGTACCGGACAGCAGTTCGCTTGCAAAATTGTTAACCTCCTCGCAGTCAAGCATCAGCTGGCCAAGGTAGGAGAGGCACGACACGAGCTGGCATTTGGGAAGAATATTAGtgcgaagatgaaggacagTTATGTCAGGTTCCAGCTACAGGAGACTCTTGAGAAATACCACCGCGAGGCGAAGATACTTGAAACCCTGCAACAT GATCTTTTGACCGCTGGAGACCTATTCTCCTACATCCAGTACAAAGGTGGGAGACTGCCTGACATCGAAGCGGCCGTTATTGTGCGTCAGATTGTCATCGCCCTTGATTATCTCCATGACAGAAACATAGTCCATAGGGACTTGAAGCCCGATAATATCTTGATGACGGCCCTGGCCGACGGATGTAGAGTTGTGCTCACTGATTTCGGATGTGCCACCTTTGTCGACCCGATGACAAATCGAATGCTGAGTACGGTTGGAACCTTTGAGTTCAGCGCTCCGTCAGTACTATTCGATCCTTGGGGATATCACGCACTGATCTTGTATAGTGAGGTAGTGAGGCAGAATCGTGAAGGATATACCAAGGCCGCGGATCTATGGTCTCTAGGCTGCTTGGCGGCCGTCCTTCTCACCGGGGAACCTGTGTTTGATAACATGCGCAATGGCCATGATGAAAACTGCCGGCTGAAAGCTATCGAAGAGCTAAAGGTGAAGATGCATCGACTTAATGTGGGCGACCGAGCTCAAGACTTCGTTTTCCGGCTACTTCAGCAAGATGTACGCAAGCGCATGGATGTCAAACAAGCACTGCAGCATATGTGGTTCACCAACCCGTCGCACAAGGCCGATTTCGAGGCACTCTACAAGCGTTGTATCAGAGACTGGAAGCCGCGCACGGCTGAACAACCATTAATTGTTAAGCTGAATACTTACGTCAACGGTCAGACCCAGAACCAGACCATACCCAGGATCAAGAAGGAGCATTCTTTCGTGGCTGAATCCTCCTCTCAGGCTGATCCGGTCCCACCATCAACAGGCGAGACAGAAGACAAGAGCCCCGAGAGCCTTTCAGACATTGTCCATTCTCCGTACCATGACAAGTCTCAACAAACGCGCTCTTCGGCTGAAGTAGCAGTATCCGTATTGCAACCGGAGGAGGACTACGTAAACGGTATAAAGCGATCCCATTCCagcattgacgaggttgaggatcGAGTTTACGAGGAGGTAATGAACCCGGTAACTGGAAAGCGACAGCACTTGGTGTATGGCTACTGGGCCACGGCCGCGAAGAAATGA
- a CDS encoding TMEM198/TM7SF3 family protein (transcript_id=CADANIAT00000877), translating to MRVHYLLPFAYLIPALAFVARVHVDRGEHGPLLSRDLENEPASNTTIANVNATNNATATQTSNSTTPSVTTVPTLNTSTPDEGERPCVGGFILLVAGAILALIGVRNLWVQVFLSSAFLTSLGVTVLIVYVMNPPVRVAIQGAYLIAIFFTGITFGALALVFKELAEGLGCLLGGFCTSMWLLCTRPGGLIEASDAKTGFIGAISVAFYAVSFSHHTRPYGLIISTSVAGGTAVSLGIDCYSKAGLKEFWLYLWALNDGIFPLGTETFPVTRHIKVELAVTVIVAIMGVISQLRLWKVVRERRAHVNEKQQEEQMQRDEAEAEVGKRLEEDNMKERMEWEAKYGDRAPGASESSASIPEPTVCYTDEGEGKDKKKDKTAEEKSISDSVVSYRCSDCRARGEDSTTDTNTAGSEPSGQEIGSADRDIRTLSQNAEGDDGYPKALRGAMEDDKSSGITAIAGSETVSVYSKRFSMLSRKSSVKSAAKSVKSPEMRVSESQEALIGHNDDVDSTIAVVDDVNSDCHTVAANSDYQTTLDGERPALSQKLVVTNAMPMAKTDKQAHGDSKSASKDMPQPTDPSSTANPGQIDETQKVANADLIPDAPNPEEPVGPVDLNNQDQLQYESVDSQAEQLQDSAEAHAHSNEEVQLQQQATTAGDTLQSEKNSPTGQCSDHDPPDHSAKGKAGEHAIQGQNMEGKSNKSTRDQVSQADIKGESREDLMNPEPMSSDNKSLKLSTEKNLSREQEEQAPKKEEPKPLNAETVQQIPKHTSRVVQAYRMNEWAKHLTNADVPDPEPIQQFEDQDPDQTEEAAAPVNVSELLQTPLNAQPLPAVESRRDTNESHHAHDSRTGSQKTKKRSSSPKRLSGQSAGSGHLSQNLHSAVQPLGIIATPSSVTLLPPAEQGLNESEKAKPRWKGPTPLMAVREDMMRSRLSSLSLPTDPYARRSTGQSPTDFSSRYRSGSTFAIPELDDDDVPLSQRRAMLHEQATPVSPTNAAPSRANSPAVLAAWREFVREDLGKRDPLKLSQSTSLIPGARSASPFGQPGQRNTPSVSLGDKIAEGMQRGDMSDLHREALRRMQAKANQSVNRLV from the exons ATGAGGGTGCATTACCTCTTGCCGTTCGCCTACCTCATCCCGGCTCTTGCGTTTGTCGCAAGAGTTCATGTTGACCGGGGCGAACATGGTCCCCTGCTCTCAAGAGATCTTGAGAATGAACCTGCCTCCAATACGACTATCGCGAACGTCAATGCGACAAACAATGCGACAGCAACACAGACCTCAAATTCAACCACACCCTCTGTCACTACAGTACCAACCTTGAACACCTCGACGCCGGATGAAGGTGAGCGCCCTT GCGTCGGAGGATTTATCCTGCTGGTTGCTGGTGCTATTCTGGCATTGATTGGAGTGCGGAATCTATG GGTTCAAGTTTTCTTATCCTCTGCCTTCCTTACAAGTCTTGGAGTAACG GTCCTCATTGTCTATGTCATGAACCCACCAGTCCGAGTTGCAATTCAGGGCGCATACCTGATagcgatcttcttcacggGAATCACATTCGGCGCACTGGCGCTCGTCTTCAAAGAACTGGCTGAAGGGCTCGGTTGTCTTCTAGGCGGGTTCTGTACGAGCATGTGGTTGCTTTGCACGCGACCAGGAGGACTGATTGAAGCGTCGGACGCAAAAACTGGTTTCATCGGTGCGATCTCGGTTGCATTCTACGCTGTCTCGTTCAGTCACCATACGCGGCCATACGGGTTGATCATTTCGACTTCCGTTGCTGGTGGCACGGCCGTGTCTCTGGGGATCGACTGTTATAGCAAGGCTGGTCTGAAGGAGTTCTGGCTTTATCTCTGGG CGTTGAACGACGGCATTTTTCCTTTGGGAACGGAAACGTTCCCGGTTACTCGGCACATCAAAGTCGAGCTCGCTGTAACGGTGATAGTAGCTATTATGGGCGTGATCTCGCAATTACGACTGTGGAAGGTCGTACGGGAAAGAAGAGCACACGTAAACGAGAAACAGCAGGAAGAACAGATGCAACGTgacgaagctgaagctgaggtcGGGAAACGCTTGGAGGAGGATAATATGAAAGAGCGCATGGAGTGGGAGGCCAAGTACGGCGACCGCGCGCCCGGGGCGTCTGAGAGCTCGGCAAGTATTCCTGAGCCAACGGTTTGTTATACGGACGAGGGAGAAGgcaaggacaagaagaaagataaGACAGCAGAGGAAAAGAGTATATCCGACTCTGTGGTATCGTACCGCTGCTCCGATTGCAGGGCACGTGGAGAAGACAGCACCACAGATACTAACACTGCCGGAAGTGAACCCAGCGGACAGGAGATAGGGTCGGCAGACAGAGACATCCGCACTCTGAGCCAAAATGCGGAAGGGGACGATGGCTACCCCAAAGCTCTGCGTGGAGCAATGGAAGACGACAAGAGCTCCGGCATTACGGCCATTGCGGGCTCCGAGACTGTGTCTGTTTACTCGAAACGATTCTCTATGCTTTCGCGCAAAAGCTCTGTTAAAAGCGCTGCGAAGTCTGTGAAAAGTCCCGAGATGCGCGTTTCAGAGTCTCAAGAAGCTCTGATCGGACATAATGACGATGTCGATTCTACGATTGCTGTTGTGGACGATGTGAATTCTGATTGTCATACAGTCGCTGCAAACAGCGACTACCAGACCACGTTGGACGGGGAGCGACCTGCTCTAAGCCAGAAACTTGTTGTTACCAATGCGATGCCGATGGCGAAAACAGATAAACAGGCCCACGGTGACAGCAAATCGGCATCGAAGGATATGCCACAGCCTACGGACCCTAGTAGCACCGCAAACCCTGGACAAATCGACGAAACTCAGAAAGTGGCTAATGCCGACCTAATCCCTGATGCGCCGAACCCAGAAGAACCAGTCGGGCCCGTGGACCTTAACAATCAAGACCAACTGCAATATGAGTCGGTCGATTCTCAAgctgagcagctgcaggactCTGCTGAAGCACATGCACACTCCAACGAGGAAGTGCAGCTCCAACAACAGGCTACTACCGCCGGTGACACTTTACAGTCAGAAAAAAACTCACCTACGGGCCAATGCAGCGACCATGATCCGCCAGATCATTCTGCCAAAGGCAAAGCTGGTGAACATGCAATCCAGGGCCAGAATATGGAAGGCAAATCGAATAAGTCCACAAGAGATCAAGTGAGCCAGGCTGATATCAAGGGCGAAAGTAGGGAGGACTTGATGAATCCTGAGCCCATGAGCAGCGATAATAAATCACTGAAACTATCGACGGAGaaaaacctttcaagggagcaggaggaacaggCCCCCAAAAAAGAAGAACCCAAACCACTAAATGCAGAGACCGTGCAACAAATTCCCAAGCATACATCGAGAGTCGTTCAGGCGTACCGCATGAACGAATGGGCCAAGCATCTAACGAATGCTGATGTGCCTGACCCAGAGCCCATCCAACAGTTCGAAGACCAGGACCCCGACCAAAccgaagaagcggccgcACCAGTCAACGTGTCAGAGTTGCTGCAAACGCCACTGAATGCGCAGCCACTTCCAGCTGTCGAATCCCGGAGAGATACAAACGAGAGCCATCACGCACATGACTCCCGTACGGGTTcgcagaagacgaaaaaACGATCTAGCTCACCCAAACGGCTCTCTGGACAATCTGCTGGGTCAGGGCATTTATCCCAGAATTTGCACTCTGCAGTGCAACCACTAGGCATCATTGCCACACCGTCCTCAGTCACGCTGCTGCCACCCGCCGAACAGGGCCTCAATGAGAGCGAGAAAGCCAAACCACGCTGGAAGGGGCCGACGCCTCTCATGGCCGTGCGGGAGGACATGATGCGTAGTCGCCTGTCATCACTCTCCCTCCCAACCGACCCATATGCGCGCCGTAGCACTGGTCAATCCCCCACCGATTTCTCATCGCGGTATCGTTCGGGCTCGACCTTCGCGATACCCGAactggacgacgatgatgttCCCCTGTCTCAGCGCCGGGCAATGCTCCACGAACAAGCGACCCCGGTTTCACCAACGAACGCCGCGCCGTCGAGGGCAAACTCCCCAGCTGTCCTGGCAGCTTGGCGGGAGTTTGTCAGGGAAGACCTCGGGAAGCGCGATCCGCTAAAACTTTCCCAATCAACGTCCCTGATACCGGGGGCTCGCAGCGCGTCACCGTTCGGCCAGCCGGGGCAACGTAACACTCCTTCCGTCAGTCTCGGTGACAAGATCGCTGAGGGGATGCAGCGGGGTGATATGAGCGACCTACATCGAGAGGCACTTCGGCGGATGCAAGCCAAAGCCAACCAAAGCGTCAACCGGCTTGTATAG
- a CDS encoding AP-2 complex subunit mu (transcript_id=CADANIAT00000875), protein MLSGILIFNQKGENLIFRAFRNDCRPRLADIFRIQVISNPQVRSPILTLGSTTFSHVKHENIYLVAVTKSNANAALVFEFLYRLVLLGKSYFGKFDEEAVKNNFVLIYELLDEILDFGYPQNTETDTLKMYITTEGVKSAITNNPSDSARITQQATGALSWRRADVKYRKNEAFVDVIEDVNLLMSATGTVLRADVNGQIVMRAYLSGTPECKFGLNDRLLLDNDAAGPGSSNPGAGGRGVGGHSSSKTRAAAGSVTLEDCQFHQCVKLGRFDSDRIISFVPPDGEFELMRYRATENVNLPFKVHPIVREIGTTKVEYSVAIKANYSSKLFATNVVIRIPTPLNTAKTTERTSQGRAKYEPEHNNIVWKIARFSGGSEYVLTAEATLSAMTNQKAWSRPPLSLNFSLLMFTSSGLLVRYLKVFEKSNYSSVKWVRYMTRAGSYEIRYVYFECSW, encoded by the exons ATGCTCTCAGGGATCTTGATTTTTAACCAGAAAGGCGAGAATCTGATCTTTCGCGCTTTCCGCAATGACTGCCGCCCCCGGTTAGCCGACATCTTCCGCATCCAAGTCATCTCGAACCCGCAGGTGCGGTCTCCGATCCTCACGCTTGGATCGACCACATTCAGCCATGTAAAGCACGAGAATATCTACCTAGTCGCTGTGACGAAGAGCAATGCGAATGCGGCGCTGGTCTTCGAGTTCCTATACCGACTGGTGCTACTGGGAAAGAGCTACTTTGGGAAattcgacgaggaggccgtgAAGAACAATTTTGTGTTGATTTATGAGCTGCTTGATG AAATTCTCGACTTCGGCTACCCACAGAACACCGAAACTGACACTCTAAAAATGTACATCACAACCGAGGGCGTGAAATCCGCTATAACAAATAATCCGTCCGACTCAGCGCGAATAACGCAGCAGGCAACGGGCGCGCTGTCCTGGCGCCGCGCAGACGTCAAGTACCGCAAGAACGAGGCCTTCGTGGACGTCATTGAGGACGTGAACCTGCTCATGTCCGCGACGGGGACGGTTCTACGTGCGGATGTAAATGGGCAGATTGTCATGCGTGCTTATCTGAGCGGGACTCCCGAGTGCAAGTTCGGCTTGAACGACCGGCTGTTGCTCGATAATGATGCGGCGGGGCCGGGGTCCTCCAACCCCGGAGCAGGAGGGAGGGGAGTTGGTGGACATAGCTCGTCGAAGACAAGGGCTGCAGCGGGTAGTGTCACTCTGGAGGACTGCCAGTTCCATCAGTGCGTTAAGCTAGGCCGGTTTGACTCGGATCGGATTATTAGTTTCGTGCCGCCGGACGGGGAGTTCGAGCTTATGCGGTATCGCGCGACAGAAAACGTCAACCTTCCGTTCAAGGTGCATCCAATTGTGCGGGAAATTGGGACGACGAAGGTCGAGTACAGCGTAGCCATTAAAGCGAACTACTCGTCAAAGCTCTTTGCGACAAATGTCGTGATACGCATTCCCACCCCGTTGAATACGGCTAAAACTACGGAGCGGACCTCGCAGGGCCGGGCAAAGTATGAGCCTGAGCATAACAATATCGTGTGGAAGATCGCACGGTTTTCTGGAGGCTCTGAGTATGTACTCACGGCTGAGGCAACGCTCTCTGCGATGACGAACCAGAAGGCTTGGAGTCGGCCGCCGCTCAGTCTGAACTTTTCCCTCCTGATGTTCACGAGCTCAGGGCTACTTGTTCGCTATCTAAAAGTCTTTGAGAAGAGCAATTATAGCAGCGTGAAGTGGGTGCGATATATGACCAGAGCGGGAAGTTACGAGATTCGGTACGTTTACTTCGAGTGTTCGTGGTAG
- a CDS encoding ERF4 family protein (transcript_id=CADANIAT00000876) encodes MDSAARSERAVGDDRPRHVQSQHSLRSQSAIASIPSNSGQPNEPDVAEELAWGPAHPCFPHINPHVPPGSEEYLTTRIIRIRRDWMVKGDLAPTYSNLYPEILDPLLPEQEFRRIIATVNEELISAFNPFSFRNWIDGAIGLLTGWLWEDIGAPGIKSHLKRVEEWLEKWNREVGAKDGVRIWSLRRTAYMSLDIQIPDPKVGIVPSEGNPSRPGTGPHSGGV; translated from the coding sequence ATGGATTCAGCAGCCCGATCTGAGCGCGCGGTTGGAGATGACCGCCCGCGGCATGTCCAGTCACAGCATTCCCTCCGATCCCAGTCGGCAATCGCGTCTATCCCGTCAAACTCGGGACAACCAAATGAGCCGGACGTCGCGGAGGAACTGGCCTGGGGTCCGGCCCATCCTTGCTTTCCGCATATCAATCCGCATGTTCCACCAGGGTCGGAAGAGTACCTGACGACACGGATTATCCGGATCCGGCGAGACTGGATGGTCAAGGGAGATCTTGCCCCCACATACTCAAATCTGTACCCGGAGATCCTCGACCCGTTGCTGCCCGAACAGGAATTCAGACGCATCATTGCGACGGTGAACGAGGAACTCATCAGCGCGTTCAACCCGTTCAGCTTCCGCAATTGGATCGACGGGGCAATTGGGCTGCTCACCGGGTGGCTTTGGGAGGATATTGGTGCGCCAGGCATCAAAAGCCATCTCAAGCGTGTGGAGGAGTGGTTGGAAAAGTGGAATCGCGAAGTCGGGGCCAAGGACGGAGTACGGATATGGAGTTTAAGGAGAACAGCGTATATGTCGCTGGATATTCAGATTCCTGATCCCAAGGTCGGCATCGTGCCGAGTGAAGGGAATCCGTCACGACCTGGTACTGGGCCACATAGCGGTGGTGTGTAG
- a CDS encoding uncharacterized protein (transcript_id=CADANIAT00000874), which translates to MRRASRFTPSRLFSTPPPSDEDNRVRLPGNGLLGTCRALQSLLSSPGPSSRRTKPARLQSPLTFRPMPPSPASSRKSKRRSRSPTYNHKLLSPRPSRGPTKRRRGIFEEDMDVVVDGSSSTGCAFDSQTPSTPKRSRHLPYELPLGLSQMDFYSLQSPPITESPPASATCQREQTPSMPLYNPDAALPSIENPVIEQSSESSETTPTDDSQWTSDEDDRLVQLVLEKFQLSQRDWDECARRMGKDHASVGQRWQVLVGDGNVAFNLYLSISLTNYSGHSPIHFQRFYF; encoded by the exons ATGCGCCGCGCATCGCGCTTCACTCCCTCGCGCCTCTTCTccacgcctcctccttcggaCGAGGACAACAGAGTCAGACTCCCAGGCAACGGCCTGCTCGGAACCTGTCGCGCATTACAATCACTCCTCAGCTCACCAGGACCATCATCGCGCCGCACGAAACCAGCTCGTCTACAAAGCCCGCTCACGTTCCGCCCAAtgccgccatcgccagcTTCATCGCGAAAGAGCAAGAGGCGCTCGCGTTCTCCTACCTACAATCACAAACTCCTATCACCGCGACCATCGAGAGGGCCTACTAAGCGGAGACGCGGTATATTTGAGGAAGATATGGATGTTGTAGTTGACGGGAGTTCGAGCACAGGTTGCGCTTTTGATTCACAAACCCCATCCACACCCAAACGATCGCGACACCTCCCCTACGAACTTCCCCTCGGCCTCTCCCAAATGGATTTCTACTCCCTCCAATCGCCACCCATTACAGAATCTCCGCCGGCTTCTGCGACATGCCAACGGGAACAAACACCATCGATGCCGTTATACAACCCCGACGCAGCTCTTCCTTCAATTGAAAACCCCGTCATAGAGCAGAGCTCAGAGTCAAGCGAAACCACTCCCACTGATGACAGTCAATGGACaagtgacgaggatgaccgCCTTGTGCAACTCGTACTGGAGAAATTTCAGCTTTCCCAGCGCGACTGGGACGAGTGCGCAAGGCGCATGGGCAAAGACCATGCAAGCGTCGGCCAACGATGGCAGGTCCTTGTTGGAGATGGGAATGTTG CTTTCAATCTCTACCTATCGATCAGCCTAACAAACTATTCCGGTCACTCTCCCATTCACTTCCAACGCTTCTATTTCTGA
- a CDS encoding single-stranded DNA-binding protein (transcript_id=CADANIAT00000878) → MSAFTYSLRSMLRAAPSAAAPARSFSSSSARGLARMNITGRLGASPEVATTQSGVEYVKYNIASESGPSNNRVTSWFNVKAFVSDAQREYLSNLPKGTLVSVDADASLRKFQNSEGVDTTSLSLHQRNIEVLRRPFKPNQSESESQSEIQPESQQ, encoded by the exons ATGTCCGCTTTTACATACTCTCTGCGCTCAATGCTGCGCGCTGCTCCTAGCGCCGCTGCTCCCGCTCgctccttcagctcctcttcTGCGCGCGGCCTCGCCCGTATGAATATTACCGGCCGTCTTGGTGCCAGTCCGGAAGTGGCTACCACTCAGAGCGGTGTCGAATACGTGAAATACAACATTGCCTCAGAGTCCGGTCCCTCTAACAACCGAGTGACCAGCTGGTTCAACGTGAAGGCCTTTGTGAGCGACGCTCAGCGCGAGTACCTCTCCAACCTCCCGAAGGG AACCTTGGTCAGTGTTGATGCCGATGCTTCGCTAAGAAAGTTCCAAAACTCCGAGGGTGTCGATACAACCTCGCTCAGCCTTCATCAGC GTAACATTGAGGTCCTGCGCCGCCCCTTCAAGCCCAACCAGTCGGAGTCCGAATCCCAGTCCGAGATCCAGCCCGAGTCTCAGCAATAA